A genome region from Hevea brasiliensis isolate MT/VB/25A 57/8 chromosome 9, ASM3005281v1, whole genome shotgun sequence includes the following:
- the LOC131183073 gene encoding feruloyl CoA ortho-hydroxylase F6H1-3-like — MSTATPNASSDVLDFVVHKANGLKGLVDTGLQSLPRQYIQPPERRLHASQVISQESIPIIDVSNWDDPQLVESIFEAASKWGFFQIINHGIPQEILDHLQDAAHGFFGLPNEERKKFWKGKSPTDTVFLATSFSPLKEKVLEWKDYLSFRYIPGDEKSQALWPSVCKDPVLDYMKRVEMVIKKLLELLLTKLNVREIDKEKEYALMGSLTINLNYYPHCPNPELVTGVGCHSDISSITVLLQDDIGGLYVRGIEEDSWIHIPPVNGALVINIGDVLQIMSNDQYKSIEHRVVANGSKNRVSVPIFVNPGPDALIGPLPEVLETGAAPRYKPILFSDYFSYFFSKGHDGKNSINYAKI, encoded by the exons ATGTCAACCGCTACTCCAAATGCCTCCTCTGATGTACTTGATTTTGTGGTGCACAAAGCAAACGGCTTAAAGGGTTTAGTTGATACAGGTCTTCAATCCCTTCCTCGCCAATATATCCAACCGCCAGAACGAAGGTTGCATGCAAGCCAAGTCATTTCCCAAGAATCCATACCCATTATTGATGTCTCCAATTGGGATGATCCACAACTTGTAGAATCAATCTTTGAAGCTGCAAGCAAGTGGGGTTTCTTTCAGATTATCAATCATGGGATTCCACAAGAGATTCTTGATCATTTACAGGATGCAGCTCATGGGTTCTTTGGGTTACCCaatgaagaaagaaagaagttttGGAAAGGGAAATCCCCAACTGATACTGTGTTCCTTGCAACAAGTTTTAGTCCTCTAAAGGAGAAGGTGCTGGAGTGGAAAGATTATCTGAGCTTTCGTTATATCCCTGGAGATGAAAAGTCTCAGGCACTCTGGCCCTCTGTATGCAA GGATCCAGTGCTGGATTATATGAAGAGGGTTGAAATGGTTATCAAAAAGCTGTTAGAGCTGCTACTGACAAAACTCAATGTGAGGGAGATTGACAAAGAAAAAGAATATGCCTTAATGGGTTCGCTAACTATTAACCTGAACTACTATCCTCATTGCCCTAATCCTGAACTTGTGACCGGAGTAGGCTGTCATTCTGATATTTCATCCATCACAGTCCTCCTACAAGATGACATTGGCGGGCTTTATGTTCGAGGAATTGAAGAGGATAGCTGGATTCATATCCCACCAGTTAATGGAGCACTTGTGATCAATATTGGAGATGTGCTGCAGATAATGAGCAATGACCAATATAAAAGTATAGAGCATCGTGTGGTTGCCAATGGAAGCAAGAATAGGGTTTCAGTTCCTATCTTTGTCAATCCAGGACCTGATGCTCTAATTGGACCTCTACCAGAAGTGCTAGAGACTGGAGCAGCACCCAGATATAAGCCAATTCTCTTTTCAGATTACTTCAGTTATTTCTTTAGCAAAGGTCATGACGGGAAAAATTCTATCAACTATGCAAAGATATGA
- the LOC131183075 gene encoding uncharacterized protein LOC131183075 has translation MLGEGPQMGDKCSVKRSVIGRHCRIGSNVKVVNSVIMNHVTIGDGCSIQGSVICSNVHLQERVGLKDCQVGAGFVVTAGCEYKGESLARKEK, from the exons ATGTTAGGGGAAGGTCCACAAATGGGTGATAAATGCAGTGTGAAACGGTCTGTAATTGGTCGTCACTGCCGGATAGGTTCTAATGTGAAG GTTGTTAATTCAGTTATCATGAACCATGTTACCATTGGAGATGGTTGTTCCATCCAAGGTTCTGTGATTTGCAGCAATGTACATCTCCAAGAGCGAGTTGGGCTGAAAGATTGTCAG GTTGGAGCAGGTTTTGTGGTTACTGCAGGCTGTGAGTACAAGGGAGAGTCCTTGGCCAGAAAAGAGAAATGA